One Mustelus asterias chromosome 12, sMusAst1.hap1.1, whole genome shotgun sequence genomic region harbors:
- the tbx2b gene encoding T-box transcription factor TBX2b isoform X2 has protein sequence MREPVLAATIMAYHPFHAHRAADFPMSTFLAAQPSFFPALALPPSGAAALSLPGALGKPLTDPNLAEAGIRVSTLGHQSAHLRPLKSLEPEDEVEDDPKVNLEAKDLWDQFHKVGTEMVITKSGRRMFPPFKVRVNGLDKKAKYILLMDIVAADDCRYKFHNSRWMVAGKADPEMPKRMYIHPDSPATGEQWMAKAVTFHKLKLTNNISDKHGFVSVATILNSMHKYQPRFHVVRANDILKLPYSTFRTYVFPETEFIAVTAYQNDKITQLKIDNNPFAKGFRDTGNGRREKRKQLSLPSLRVYEDHCKGDRDGGDSDASSSDQPPARESLRSPLAVDPVSLQFSQVSKDDKSGADSDPEAERREEHSTAISTSPRTAAPRTNTPPAEHAVGDSSHRPKPGSIPEKKKESLEARRDSDICFSHRSSEREKGEGRRKDEAKKDSECLSKDTYSPLMIQTDGPSHLNAGHLQSLAFSGLHSQQFLNPLNVGQPLFIHPGQFAVAPGAFSAMATGMGHLLASVSGAGSLDNATITSAQGSAGGGPHFPFHLSQHVLASQGIPMTTFGGLFPYPYTYMAAAAAAAALPNSSGAPSSLHRHPFLSGGRPRLRFNPYPIPVSIPASTNLLTTAMPSALGGSDSKLCSRGSSPVSVGLASELNHKSNGGSLRTGASSLSPKPSAKEAINELQNIQRLVSGLENSRETPPARDSPK, from the exons ATGAGAGAACCAGTTTTAGCGGCGACTATCATGGCTTATCATCCGTTCCACGCTCACCGGGCCGCGGATTTCCCCATGAGCACGTTCTTGGCCGCCCAGCCTTCCTTCTTCCCCGCCCTGGCTCTTCCGCCGAGCGGGGCGGCTGCTCTCTCGCTGCCCGGAGCTCTGGGCAAACCGTTGACGGACCCCAACTTAGCCGAGGCGGGGATCCGCGTCTCCACTTTGGGACACCAGTCGGCACACCTGCGGCCCCTCAAGAGCCTGGAACCGGAGGATGAGGTCGAGGACGATCCCAAAGTGAACCTGGAAGCTAAGGATCTGTGGGACCAGTTCCACAAAGTCGGCACCGAAATGGTTATTACGAAGTCTGGGAG GAGAATGTTCCCACCGTTTAAAGTGCGAGTCAATGGGCTGGATAAAAAGGCCAAATATATTTTACTGATGGACATTGTGGCCGCTGACGACTGTCGTTACAAATTCCACAATTCCCGCTGGATGGTGGCCGGGAAAGCGGACCCGGAGATGCCCAAGAGAATGTACATTCACCCCGACAGTCCGGCAACCGGGGAACAATGGATGGCAAAAGCGGTCACTTTTCACAAACTCAAACTCACCAACAACATATCCGACAAGCATGGATTCGTAAGTGTTGCT ACCATTCTGAATTCAATGCACAAATACCAGCCCAGGTTCCACGTGGTCCGCGCCAACGATATTCTCAAACTGCCTTACAGCACTTTCCGAACGTACGTGTTCCCAGAGACAGAGTTCATCGCGGTCACAGCATACCAGAACGATAAG ATAACGCAACTTAAAATCGACAACAACCCCTTTGCAAAAGGATTCAGGGACACTGGGAACGGGAGAAGAGAAAAAAG AAAACAGCTTTCTCTACCCTCCTTGCGGGTTTACGAAGATCATTGCAAAGGTGACCGAGATGGTGGCGATTCTGACGCCTCCTCCAGCGACCAGCCGCCGGCCAGGGAGTCTCTGCGCTCGCCCTTAGCTGTGGACCCCGTTTCTCTGCAATTCAGCCAAGTATCCAAAg ATGACAAGTCCGGTGCGGACAGTGACCCTGAAGCGGAGAGACGGGAGGAACACTCCACCGCGATCAGTACCAGCCCCCGAACGGCAGCGCCCCGAACAAACACTCCACCCGCCGAACATGCGGTGGGAGACTCGTCGCATCGGCCGAAGCCAGGATCTATCCCGGAGAAAAAGAAGGAATCGCTGGAAGCGAGGAGGGACAGTGATATCTGCTTTAGTCACAGAAgctcggagagagagaaaggcgaagggaggaggaaggatgAAGCGAAGAAGGACAGTGAATGTCTGAGTAAAGATACTTACTCCCCGCTTATGATACAGACTGACGGCCCCTCTCATCTGAACGCGGGACATTTGCAGAGCTTGGCTTTCTccgggttacacagccagcaGTTCCTTAACCCTTTAAATGTCGGACAGCCCCTCTTTATTCACCCGGGTCAGTTTGCAGTCGCTCCCGGAGCTTTCTCGGCCATGGCGACCGGAATGGGACATTTATTAGCCTCGGTATCGGGAGCCGGCAGCTTGGACAACGCGACCATCACCTCGGCCCAGGGCTCGGCAGGCGGAGGCCCCCACTTCCCTTTCCATCTCTCGCAACACGTCTTGGCTTCTCAG GGGATCCCAATGACTACTTTTGGAGGACTCTTCCCCTATCCCTACACCTACATGGCAGCGGCCGCCGCAGCCGCCGCTTTGCCCAACAGTTCCGGGGCCCCGTCCTCTCTCCATCGGCACCCCTTCCTGAGCGGCGGACGACCCCGGCTTCGCTTCAACCCCTATCCGATCCCGGTCTCCATCCCGGCTAGTACCAACCTCCTCACCACGGCCATGCCCTCGGCGCTGGGCGGCTCCGACAGCAAGCTGTGCAGCCGAGGCTCCAGCCCCGTCTCCGTCGGCTTGGCCTCCGAGCTCAACCACAAAAGCAACGGAGGCAGTTTAAGGACTGgggccagctccctctcccccaagcCCAGCGCCAAGGAGGCGATCAACGAACTGCAGAATATCCAGAGattggtgagcggcttggagaaTAGCCGGGAGACACCTCCAGCTCGGGACTCTCCTAAATGA
- the tbx2b gene encoding T-box transcription factor TBX2b isoform X1, producing the protein MREPVLAATIMAYHPFHAHRAADFPMSTFLAAQPSFFPALALPPSGAAALSLPGALGKPLTDPNLAEAGIRVSTLGHQSAHLRPLKSLEPEDEVEDDPKVNLEAKDLWDQFHKVGTEMVITKSGRRMFPPFKVRVNGLDKKAKYILLMDIVAADDCRYKFHNSRWMVAGKADPEMPKRMYIHPDSPATGEQWMAKAVTFHKLKLTNNISDKHGFTILNSMHKYQPRFHVVRANDILKLPYSTFRTYVFPETEFIAVTAYQNDKITQLKIDNNPFAKGFRDTGNGRREKRKQLSLPSLRVYEDHCKGDRDGGDSDASSSDQPPARESLRSPLAVDPVSLQFSQVSKDDKSGADSDPEAERREEHSTAISTSPRTAAPRTNTPPAEHAVGDSSHRPKPGSIPEKKKESLEARRDSDICFSHRSSEREKGEGRRKDEAKKDSECLSKDTYSPLMIQTDGPSHLNAGHLQSLAFSGLHSQQFLNPLNVGQPLFIHPGQFAVAPGAFSAMATGMGHLLASVSGAGSLDNATITSAQGSAGGGPHFPFHLSQHVLASQGIPMTTFGGLFPYPYTYMAAAAAAAALPNSSGAPSSLHRHPFLSGGRPRLRFNPYPIPVSIPASTNLLTTAMPSALGGSDSKLCSRGSSPVSVGLASELNHKSNGGSLRTGASSLSPKPSAKEAINELQNIQRLVSGLENSRETPPARDSPK; encoded by the exons ATGAGAGAACCAGTTTTAGCGGCGACTATCATGGCTTATCATCCGTTCCACGCTCACCGGGCCGCGGATTTCCCCATGAGCACGTTCTTGGCCGCCCAGCCTTCCTTCTTCCCCGCCCTGGCTCTTCCGCCGAGCGGGGCGGCTGCTCTCTCGCTGCCCGGAGCTCTGGGCAAACCGTTGACGGACCCCAACTTAGCCGAGGCGGGGATCCGCGTCTCCACTTTGGGACACCAGTCGGCACACCTGCGGCCCCTCAAGAGCCTGGAACCGGAGGATGAGGTCGAGGACGATCCCAAAGTGAACCTGGAAGCTAAGGATCTGTGGGACCAGTTCCACAAAGTCGGCACCGAAATGGTTATTACGAAGTCTGGGAG GAGAATGTTCCCACCGTTTAAAGTGCGAGTCAATGGGCTGGATAAAAAGGCCAAATATATTTTACTGATGGACATTGTGGCCGCTGACGACTGTCGTTACAAATTCCACAATTCCCGCTGGATGGTGGCCGGGAAAGCGGACCCGGAGATGCCCAAGAGAATGTACATTCACCCCGACAGTCCGGCAACCGGGGAACAATGGATGGCAAAAGCGGTCACTTTTCACAAACTCAAACTCACCAACAACATATCCGACAAGCATGGATTC ACCATTCTGAATTCAATGCACAAATACCAGCCCAGGTTCCACGTGGTCCGCGCCAACGATATTCTCAAACTGCCTTACAGCACTTTCCGAACGTACGTGTTCCCAGAGACAGAGTTCATCGCGGTCACAGCATACCAGAACGATAAG ATAACGCAACTTAAAATCGACAACAACCCCTTTGCAAAAGGATTCAGGGACACTGGGAACGGGAGAAGAGAAAAAAG AAAACAGCTTTCTCTACCCTCCTTGCGGGTTTACGAAGATCATTGCAAAGGTGACCGAGATGGTGGCGATTCTGACGCCTCCTCCAGCGACCAGCCGCCGGCCAGGGAGTCTCTGCGCTCGCCCTTAGCTGTGGACCCCGTTTCTCTGCAATTCAGCCAAGTATCCAAAg ATGACAAGTCCGGTGCGGACAGTGACCCTGAAGCGGAGAGACGGGAGGAACACTCCACCGCGATCAGTACCAGCCCCCGAACGGCAGCGCCCCGAACAAACACTCCACCCGCCGAACATGCGGTGGGAGACTCGTCGCATCGGCCGAAGCCAGGATCTATCCCGGAGAAAAAGAAGGAATCGCTGGAAGCGAGGAGGGACAGTGATATCTGCTTTAGTCACAGAAgctcggagagagagaaaggcgaagggaggaggaaggatgAAGCGAAGAAGGACAGTGAATGTCTGAGTAAAGATACTTACTCCCCGCTTATGATACAGACTGACGGCCCCTCTCATCTGAACGCGGGACATTTGCAGAGCTTGGCTTTCTccgggttacacagccagcaGTTCCTTAACCCTTTAAATGTCGGACAGCCCCTCTTTATTCACCCGGGTCAGTTTGCAGTCGCTCCCGGAGCTTTCTCGGCCATGGCGACCGGAATGGGACATTTATTAGCCTCGGTATCGGGAGCCGGCAGCTTGGACAACGCGACCATCACCTCGGCCCAGGGCTCGGCAGGCGGAGGCCCCCACTTCCCTTTCCATCTCTCGCAACACGTCTTGGCTTCTCAG GGGATCCCAATGACTACTTTTGGAGGACTCTTCCCCTATCCCTACACCTACATGGCAGCGGCCGCCGCAGCCGCCGCTTTGCCCAACAGTTCCGGGGCCCCGTCCTCTCTCCATCGGCACCCCTTCCTGAGCGGCGGACGACCCCGGCTTCGCTTCAACCCCTATCCGATCCCGGTCTCCATCCCGGCTAGTACCAACCTCCTCACCACGGCCATGCCCTCGGCGCTGGGCGGCTCCGACAGCAAGCTGTGCAGCCGAGGCTCCAGCCCCGTCTCCGTCGGCTTGGCCTCCGAGCTCAACCACAAAAGCAACGGAGGCAGTTTAAGGACTGgggccagctccctctcccccaagcCCAGCGCCAAGGAGGCGATCAACGAACTGCAGAATATCCAGAGattggtgagcggcttggagaaTAGCCGGGAGACACCTCCAGCTCGGGACTCTCCTAAATGA